A stretch of the Planktothricoides raciborskii GIHE-MW2 genome encodes the following:
- a CDS encoding PAS domain S-box protein has translation MNLPNSRIASLKLEAITDPYPLTVTPDTLLIQLVNLMHQQRAEASEVLAATGVPEARASCVLVREGTKVIGLFTERDLVKLAVQGVNLEAVTIAEVMTQQPITLKKSDYRDIFSILSQFQRHRIRHLPIVNDSGDLLGLTSTTLICQRLRQIELLKLRRVGEVMNREVIQAPPTASLLELAQTMVQHQVSSVVISQPLPGSESLKVPLGIITERDVVQFHKLKLDFATTPAEMVISTPLQTVSADASLFDANQVLQQKPIRRLVVTGSQGELLGIVTQTTILRLLEPAELTEILAVLQFQENDGSVAKTQTLVKHQTAVSRDTVQKSPGQRRELTSVLLLEDDITYRMIVKRQLQRSLLVADAISPQGRIELTIAGTLGEALGCLEQNTFDAILLDLNLPDSRGVNTLQAIQQSAPNTAIVVLTSTDNEELALELIHLGAQDYLVKQQVNDHLLIRSITYSISRKQIEIELQGKNLELAAANEALERNTAKLAQKNQALEEEITQRQQVEEALQQLAVDLEHRVAERTVKLVSSNQRLKREIEERLSAEARLESAAEYQRLLNQTALQIRQSLNVDEILNTTVEQVRHLLNCDRVLVYQFDADLNGTIVAESVATGWLVSLGMNIEDTFFKSGGKQHNQQGIKTALDDIDRSNLSSCHYELLTRFQVKAYLGVPILLPTRSPQPLLSEADQGTISPNPLWGLLIAHQCSAPRHWQTDELELLDELAVQLAIAIQQAELYQQAQMELQQRRQVEDALRQLNQNLEQQVLQRTTELRETNRNLLAEVAQRQQAQAKLEQQYIKSSLFGEITQKIRQSLRLEEILQTTVEEIQKILQCDRVLIYQVFDSGVGRVVAETVKPPYPKLLDIEFPEETFPRECQDRYRDGTIVAITDVYQAYGEHWPCLREFLQSWQIQAKLVVPIYQPQNVQELWGFIIAHHCRAPHLWTDFEKELTGQLALSVAVAVYQGNLMASQQNTLQALADSQEQLQDLFDSTNDLIQSVALSNGHFIYVNQAWLETLGYTLEKIPQLFYLDVIAPEYHDQCREMWDALSSGQRDRYNAVELSFISKDGRTVILEGDITCRYREGKPAAAQAIFRDVTERRKTQGQLHQALQELAYQKQALDEMAIVTMTDPQGIITYVNDKFCEISQYERSEAIGQTHRIVNSGYHPPSFFQEMWSTITRGQIWRGEVKNRSKDGGFYWMDTTIVPFLNEAGKPLQHLAIRIDITDRKAAEEGLRQQLAAIEAAIDGIGILHNNRYVFLNQAYAQLFGFPSTADLLGQTWHILYDPDEFDRIEREVFPILTQQKHWQGEVIGKRVDGSTFPQELSLTLNDDGDLICVCRDISDRKKAEQQLRKALAKAEEVNELKSRFITMTSHEFRTPLTTILGAAEILKYYGHKWDEDKKMKYLDRIYSTVKHMTGLLDDVLLLGRMESGRLELSPAPINIWEFCQSLVEELKLGIGKQHQITLSCGINCEPASATYNLDEKLLRHILINLLTNAIKYSPEGSTVNFQVSTKQKDQVKLQIQDQGIGIPLEDQKHLFESFHRAQNVGNIPGTGLGLSIVKKSVDLHQGEIVCHSQMDKGSTFIVTLPSIYTY, from the coding sequence ATGAACCTACCAAACTCCCGTATCGCTTCCTTAAAGTTAGAAGCCATTACCGATCCTTATCCTCTGACCGTAACACCAGATACCCTCCTGATACAGTTGGTGAATCTGATGCACCAGCAACGCGCCGAAGCCAGTGAGGTACTGGCTGCCACTGGAGTCCCGGAAGCCCGAGCCAGTTGCGTTCTGGTGCGAGAGGGAACCAAGGTTATTGGTCTATTTACGGAGCGGGATCTGGTTAAGTTAGCGGTTCAAGGGGTCAATCTGGAAGCGGTGACTATTGCAGAAGTAATGACCCAGCAACCCATTACCTTGAAAAAATCCGACTATCGCGATATTTTCAGCATTTTGAGCCAATTTCAAAGGCATCGAATTCGCCATTTACCGATTGTGAACGATTCTGGGGATTTGCTGGGCTTAACTTCAACCACTTTGATCTGCCAACGACTACGCCAGATAGAACTGCTTAAGTTGCGACGAGTGGGAGAGGTGATGAACCGAGAAGTGATCCAAGCCCCGCCAACCGCTTCGTTGTTGGAGTTAGCCCAGACAATGGTGCAGCATCAGGTAAGCTCTGTGGTGATTTCCCAGCCTTTGCCCGGTTCGGAAAGCCTGAAGGTTCCCTTGGGCATTATTACCGAGCGAGATGTTGTTCAGTTTCATAAGCTCAAGCTAGATTTTGCCACGACTCCAGCGGAAATGGTAATTAGTACGCCGTTGCAGACGGTAAGTGCAGATGCTAGTTTGTTTGATGCGAACCAAGTGCTACAGCAAAAACCGATTCGCCGGTTGGTGGTTACGGGTTCTCAGGGGGAGTTGTTAGGTATTGTGACGCAAACGACGATTTTGCGACTGCTAGAACCGGCTGAGTTGACGGAAATTTTAGCTGTGTTGCAATTTCAAGAAAACGATGGTTCAGTTGCCAAAACTCAAACTCTTGTCAAGCATCAAACAGCCGTCTCGCGGGATACTGTCCAGAAAAGCCCTGGGCAAAGACGAGAACTCACATCGGTGCTATTACTGGAAGACGATATCACTTATAGGATGATCGTTAAGCGCCAATTGCAGCGATCGCTCCTCGTTGCGGATGCAATATCGCCCCAGGGGCGGATAGAACTGACCATTGCCGGAACCCTGGGTGAAGCCCTGGGCTGTCTGGAGCAAAATACCTTTGACGCTATCTTGCTGGATCTGAACTTGCCGGACAGTCGCGGGGTTAACACTTTGCAGGCGATCCAACAGTCGGCACCGAATACCGCTATTGTGGTTTTGACCAGTACGGACAATGAAGAATTGGCCTTGGAACTAATCCATCTGGGCGCCCAGGATTACCTGGTTAAGCAACAAGTCAACGATCATTTGCTGATTCGCAGTATTACATACTCTATTAGCCGGAAACAGATCGAGATCGAGCTCCAGGGGAAGAATTTAGAGTTAGCTGCCGCCAATGAAGCCCTGGAACGGAACACCGCTAAACTTGCCCAGAAAAATCAAGCACTGGAAGAGGAAATCACGCAGCGTCAACAAGTTGAAGAAGCTTTGCAACAACTGGCGGTAGATTTGGAACACCGAGTAGCGGAACGCACGGTTAAGCTGGTTTCCAGCAATCAACGGCTGAAACGAGAAATTGAAGAACGCCTCTCAGCAGAAGCCCGGTTAGAGTCCGCTGCTGAATATCAACGGCTGCTAAATCAAACCGCTTTGCAAATTCGCCAATCTTTGAATGTAGATGAAATCCTCAACACTACCGTGGAACAAGTGCGCCACTTGCTCAACTGCGATCGCGTGCTGGTCTATCAGTTTGATGCGGATTTAAATGGCACCATTGTTGCCGAGTCCGTGGCCACTGGTTGGCTGGTGAGTCTGGGGATGAATATTGAAGATACTTTTTTTAAGTCTGGGGGGAAACAGCATAATCAACAAGGGATCAAGACTGCCTTGGATGATATTGATCGGTCAAACCTAAGCAGTTGCCATTACGAGTTATTGACTCGATTTCAGGTGAAAGCCTATCTGGGGGTGCCGATTTTGTTGCCGACGCGATCGCCCCAACCCCTCTTATCCGAGGCAGATCAAGGCACGATTTCGCCAAATCCCCTGTGGGGCTTATTGATTGCCCATCAATGTTCTGCTCCCCGTCACTGGCAGACTGATGAGTTGGAACTGCTGGATGAGTTGGCGGTGCAGTTGGCGATCGCCATTCAACAGGCAGAACTTTACCAGCAAGCCCAAATGGAACTACAACAGCGCCGTCAAGTGGAGGATGCCCTGCGGCAACTGAATCAAAACTTAGAACAACAGGTTTTACAGCGCACCACGGAGTTAAGAGAAACTAACCGCAACCTGTTGGCAGAAGTTGCCCAACGGCAACAAGCCCAAGCGAAACTGGAGCAGCAATATATTAAATCCAGCTTATTTGGGGAAATTACCCAAAAAATTCGCCAATCCCTGCGTTTAGAAGAAATTCTCCAAACTACTGTTGAAGAAATCCAAAAAATTCTTCAGTGCGATCGGGTCCTGATTTACCAAGTATTTGACAGTGGGGTTGGGCGGGTGGTCGCGGAAACCGTGAAACCGCCGTATCCCAAGCTCCTGGACATAGAATTTCCTGAAGAAACCTTTCCCCGGGAATGCCAGGACAGATATCGTGATGGAACCATCGTCGCCATCACGGATGTTTACCAAGCTTATGGGGAACACTGGCCTTGTCTGCGGGAATTCTTGCAATCTTGGCAAATCCAAGCCAAATTAGTCGTGCCAATCTATCAACCCCAGAATGTTCAGGAACTCTGGGGGTTTATCATCGCCCACCATTGTCGCGCCCCTCACCTGTGGACGGATTTTGAAAAAGAGCTTACCGGACAACTGGCCTTGTCTGTTGCCGTTGCGGTCTATCAGGGGAATTTGATGGCTTCTCAACAAAATACCCTGCAAGCTTTAGCTGATAGCCAAGAGCAATTGCAAGACTTGTTTGATAGTACCAATGACCTGATTCAAAGCGTGGCCCTGAGCAACGGTCACTTCATCTATGTGAATCAAGCATGGCTGGAAACCTTGGGATATACCCTGGAAAAAATTCCCCAGCTTTTTTATCTAGACGTGATCGCCCCGGAATATCACGACCAGTGCCGAGAGATGTGGGATGCCTTAAGCAGTGGTCAACGGGATCGCTATAATGCGGTAGAACTTTCCTTTATTAGCAAAGACGGTCGCACGGTGATCTTGGAAGGAGATATCACCTGTCGTTATCGGGAGGGTAAGCCCGCCGCCGCCCAAGCGATTTTCCGGGATGTCACCGAACGGCGCAAAACCCAAGGCCAATTGCACCAAGCGCTTCAGGAATTAGCCTACCAGAAGCAGGCTTTAGATGAAATGGCGATTGTCACCATGACCGATCCCCAGGGGATCATTACTTATGTCAATGACAAATTCTGTGAAATTTCTCAGTACGAGCGATCAGAGGCGATCGGGCAAACCCACCGGATTGTCAATTCTGGCTATCATCCCCCCAGTTTCTTTCAGGAAATGTGGTCAACGATTACCCGTGGGCAAATTTGGCGCGGCGAAGTCAAAAATCGCTCCAAAGATGGCGGGTTTTACTGGATGGATACCACCATCGTCCCCTTTTTGAACGAAGCGGGCAAGCCGTTACAACATCTGGCCATTCGGATTGATATCACCGATCGCAAAGCCGCCGAAGAAGGTCTGCGGCAACAGTTAGCGGCCATCGAAGCCGCCATTGATGGCATTGGCATTCTGCATAACAATCGGTATGTCTTTCTCAACCAAGCCTATGCCCAATTGTTTGGCTTCCCTAGTACAGCGGATTTACTCGGCCAAACCTGGCATATCCTTTACGATCCTGATGAATTCGATCGCATTGAACGGGAAGTTTTCCCCATTTTAACCCAGCAGAAACATTGGCAGGGAGAAGTGATCGGTAAACGAGTCGATGGCAGCACCTTTCCCCAGGAACTTTCCTTAACTCTGAACGATGATGGCGACTTAATTTGTGTTTGCCGAGATATCAGCGATCGCAAAAAAGCCGAACAACAACTTCGCAAAGCCCTCGCCAAAGCCGAAGAAGTCAACGAACTCAAATCGCGGTTTATCACCATGACTTCCCACGAATTCCGCACCCCCTTAACCACAATTTTAGGAGCCGCCGAAATCCTCAAATACTACGGTCATAAATGGGACGAAGATAAAAAAATGAAATATCTCGATCGCATTTACAGCACCGTCAAACACATGACTGGACTCTTAGATGATGTCCTATTATTAGGGCGAATGGAATCCGGCAGACTAGAACTAAGCCCAGCGCCAATCAACATATGGGAATTTTGTCAATCCTTAGTCGAAGAATTAAAACTAGGCATCGGCAAACAACATCAAATTACTCTAAGTTGCGGCATAAATTGTGAACCAGCCAGTGCTACTTATAACTTAGACGAAAAACTTCTGCGGCATATTCTGATTAACTTGCTCACCAATGCCATCAAATACTCTCCCGAAGGCAGTACCGTAAATTTCCAGGTATCAACCAAACAAAAAGACCAGGTGAAATTGCAAATTCAAGACCAAGGAATTGGCATTCCCCTAGAAGACCAAAAGCATTTATTTGAATCATTCCACCGCGCCCAAAATGTCGGCAACATTCCAGGCACCGGCTTAGGTCTATCTATTGTCAAAAAATCCGTAGATTTACACCAGGGAGAAATCGTCTGTCACAGTCAAATGGACAAAGGCAGTACCTTTATTGTCACTTTGCCATCAATTTACACTTATTAG
- a CDS encoding EAL domain-containing response regulator: MLENQKILIIEDDFMIREVITTMLECEQFEVIEAEEGYDGITLAKQCLPDLILCDIMMPNLSGYDVLKRLGETEKTATIPFIFISAKAQKNDVRFGMELGADDYISKPFTRDELVSAVKTRLKKQAYRQHYYDQRIDQIEDKLHELEERLNKLFYADSEQIFTPTQGWQGRFEQVIMTADKIITMTGEITQALEREEFQLYYQPQVDIRTGQIIGLEALLRWQHHKKGMIYPVEFIPIAEAKGLIIPLGDWVLKTVCKDAKKWHNMGYSLRRVAANISAKQLQQSDFGSRLLEIIGDTGLSPQYLELELTESMVVQNIELATQIFKQIKNMGVQIGIDDFGTGYSSLSYLNNFDFDTLKIDRSFLHQLDKHPKKQAMVQLMIELGHTLNLKVLAEGVETEAELSILKELHCDEFQGYLFSPPLPVSEIEALLQEYQKPGF, translated from the coding sequence ATGCTAGAAAATCAAAAAATATTAATTATTGAAGATGACTTTATGATTCGGGAAGTCATCACCACCATGTTAGAATGTGAACAATTTGAAGTAATCGAAGCCGAAGAAGGCTATGATGGAATCACCTTAGCCAAACAATGTCTCCCGGATTTAATACTCTGTGACATTATGATGCCCAACCTCAGTGGCTATGATGTGTTAAAACGGCTAGGGGAAACCGAAAAAACAGCCACCATCCCATTTATTTTCATTTCGGCTAAAGCCCAGAAAAATGATGTCCGCTTCGGTATGGAACTCGGCGCCGATGATTATATCAGCAAACCTTTTACCAGGGATGAATTAGTATCCGCTGTAAAAACTCGGCTGAAAAAACAAGCATACCGACAACATTACTACGATCAAAGAATCGATCAAATAGAGGATAAACTGCATGAATTAGAAGAGAGATTAAATAAATTATTTTATGCTGATTCAGAACAGATTTTTACTCCCACCCAGGGGTGGCAAGGCCGGTTTGAACAAGTGATAATGACCGCTGACAAAATTATCACCATGACTGGCGAAATAACTCAAGCTTTAGAACGAGAAGAATTTCAGCTATACTATCAACCTCAAGTTGATATCCGCACTGGACAAATTATCGGATTAGAAGCATTGCTACGGTGGCAGCATCATAAAAAAGGCATGATTTATCCTGTTGAATTTATTCCCATAGCGGAAGCAAAAGGCTTAATTATACCCCTGGGGGACTGGGTACTCAAAACCGTATGTAAAGACGCCAAAAAATGGCATAACATGGGTTACTCTTTACGGCGAGTTGCCGCGAATATCTCAGCCAAACAATTGCAGCAATCAGATTTTGGTTCTAGACTACTAGAAATTATCGGGGATACCGGGTTGTCTCCTCAATATTTAGAACTAGAACTTACTGAAAGTATGGTTGTTCAAAACATAGAACTGGCAACCCAGATTTTTAAGCAAATTAAAAATATGGGTGTGCAAATTGGTATTGATGACTTTGGCACAGGATATTCATCGTTAAGCTATTTGAACAACTTTGATTTTGATACATTAAAAATAGATCGCTCTTTTTTGCACCAACTGGACAAGCATCCTAAAAAACAGGCGATGGTTCAGTTAATGATTGAACTGGGGCATACGTTAAATCTAAAAGTATTGGCAGAAGGAGTAGAAACCGAAGCCGAACTCAGTATTCTCAAAGAACTGCACTGTGATGAATTCCAAGGCTACCTGTTCAGTCCGCCTTTACCTGTATCAGAAATAGAGGCTTTACTTCAGGAGTACCAGAAACCGGGTTTCTGA
- a CDS encoding bifunctional diguanylate cyclase/phosphodiesterase, translating to MSQNMSQNMSQNMSQNMSQNMSQTSKILVIEDEDHIREIIVEILDAEDFAIIEANNGQVGVKLAVAELPDLIICDVMMPALDGYGTITRLRNDPVTQHIPVIFLTAKATKGDMRQGMNLGADDYLTKPFTRDELMDAVNARLARVAQQNQKLAEVSQKLEQLEQFDSLTGLPNQLVLGDYFQQALQQGQVDNNSPHSSQQTLIPFLLLGLDRFTQINDTIGYENGDLILKTLAQRLTDFIQTFEAVGVVRLPGDEFALILAPVSHEDQALVLAENLLKIIAQPYNVNHKMIPVTGTIGISFYPESSTLETLRQQASMAMSQAKKEGGNRCKIYVRPLFGVDTPKDLQMAGYFQTAWQRKMLKVFYQPRINIRTRKIVGAEAVVYWQDPTGTVVSPRNIATLADKTGLRQAIAEWVLSVACEQAKQWQQSRKKLRMAVNLPLQLFMSPSLLDTIAQRIEAVSLDPSYLELEISADIITHATNLNQVASKLLGLQRMGIQTTITDFGLIHSSGPFADLGLLALDNLKLDSGLVRNLPQNEPAISALLQIARGMKLKPIANGVETEAQIKTLNKHKCDEIQQNISLAPAELLKFF from the coding sequence ATGAGCCAAAATATGAGCCAAAATATGAGCCAAAATATGAGCCAAAATATGAGCCAAAATATGAGCCAAACAAGCAAAATCTTGGTAATTGAAGATGAAGACCATATCCGAGAAATCATTGTAGAAATCCTCGATGCCGAGGATTTCGCAATAATAGAAGCCAACAATGGTCAAGTGGGGGTGAAACTGGCAGTAGCAGAACTGCCAGATTTAATTATTTGCGATGTGATGATGCCAGCATTGGATGGCTACGGGACGATCACCCGCTTAAGAAATGACCCAGTTACTCAACATATTCCGGTGATCTTTCTCACCGCCAAAGCCACCAAAGGAGATATGCGCCAAGGGATGAATTTGGGGGCGGATGATTATCTGACCAAACCCTTTACTCGCGATGAACTAATGGATGCGGTTAATGCTCGTTTAGCGCGAGTTGCCCAGCAAAATCAAAAACTGGCGGAAGTCTCGCAAAAACTGGAACAATTAGAACAGTTTGATAGTCTGACTGGCTTACCAAATCAGTTAGTTTTAGGGGATTATTTCCAGCAGGCACTCCAGCAAGGCCAAGTCGATAATAACAGCCCGCATAGCAGCCAACAAACCCTAATCCCATTTCTGCTTTTAGGTCTAGATCGCTTTACTCAGATTAATGATACGATTGGCTATGAAAATGGGGATTTAATCTTAAAAACTCTAGCTCAAAGATTGACAGATTTTATCCAGACCTTTGAAGCGGTGGGAGTCGTGCGTTTGCCCGGAGATGAATTTGCCCTAATCCTTGCTCCGGTCAGCCACGAGGATCAAGCATTGGTTCTGGCGGAAAACCTTTTAAAAATAATCGCCCAGCCATACAACGTGAACCATAAAATGATTCCGGTTACTGGTACGATTGGTATTTCCTTTTATCCCGAATCCAGCACTCTGGAGACCCTACGGCAACAAGCGAGTATGGCCATGAGTCAAGCAAAGAAAGAAGGGGGCAACCGTTGTAAAATTTATGTTCGGCCTTTGTTTGGGGTAGATACCCCTAAGGATTTGCAAATGGCGGGATATTTTCAAACCGCATGGCAGCGTAAAATGCTCAAAGTGTTTTACCAGCCCCGAATTAATATTAGAACGAGAAAAATTGTCGGAGCCGAGGCGGTAGTATATTGGCAGGATCCAACGGGAACTGTGGTTTCTCCAAGAAATATTGCGACCCTGGCAGATAAAACTGGACTGAGACAGGCGATCGCTGAATGGGTACTATCTGTCGCTTGCGAGCAAGCCAAACAGTGGCAACAATCTCGGAAAAAACTGCGAATGGCGGTGAATTTGCCCTTACAATTGTTCATGTCCCCGTCTTTGTTGGATACGATCGCCCAGCGGATCGAAGCCGTTTCATTAGACCCAAGCTATTTGGAATTAGAAATCTCGGCTGACATCATTACTCATGCCACTAATTTAAATCAGGTTGCCTCGAAATTATTAGGGCTGCAACGGATGGGAATTCAAACCACCATTACCGATTTTGGTTTAATCCATAGTTCGGGTCCTTTTGCCGATCTGGGATTATTAGCCTTAGATAATTTAAAGTTAGATAGTGGTTTGGTGCGTAATTTGCCGCAAAACGAACCGGCGATCTCTGCCTTGCTGCAAATTGCTCGCGGCATGAAATTAAAGCCGATCGCCAATGGCGTAGAAACCGAAGCTCAAATTAAAACCTTAAATAAACATAAATGTGATGAAATTCAACAAAACATTTCTTTGGCTCCCGCCGAATTATTAAAATTCTTTTGA